The proteins below come from a single Streptomyces sp. M92 genomic window:
- a CDS encoding NAD(P)/FAD-dependent oxidoreductase: MRTVAVVGASLSGLYAARELRAQGFDGRLVIVGDEPHRPYDRPPLSKDFLTGRTGEEQLALTDSEETAALDAEWLLGVRARGLDARGRTVLLDDGRTVSADGVVVATGASARRPPVRDLAGLHTLRTLDDARALRAELTRGPRRVVVVGGGFIGAETASSCAALGHTVTVVEAAPLPLVPQLGAGMAAVCAGLHRRAGTELVTGATVTALRGTAAVTAVSLSDGRTLPADVVVFGIGAAPNTAWLAGSPLVLNEGVLCDDGCVTSLAQVVAVGDVARVGGTRAEHWTSATGQPRVAVTNLLAGRTVRSAGEESYFWSDQYGARIQFTGRRLPGDSVRITEGGIAGGAPGPDGFLARYERDGRTTAVLAVDRPRAFTRARRELAREAGLVRSAQS, translated from the coding sequence ATGAGGACCGTAGCCGTCGTCGGCGCCTCCCTGTCCGGCCTGTACGCCGCCCGTGAACTGCGGGCCCAGGGCTTCGACGGCCGCCTGGTGATCGTCGGCGACGAACCCCACCGCCCCTACGACCGGCCTCCCCTCTCCAAGGACTTCCTCACCGGCCGCACCGGCGAGGAGCAACTGGCGCTCACCGACAGTGAGGAGACCGCCGCTCTGGACGCGGAGTGGCTGCTCGGCGTACGCGCCCGCGGCCTGGACGCCCGCGGCCGTACGGTGCTCCTCGACGACGGCCGCACCGTGTCCGCCGACGGTGTCGTCGTCGCCACCGGCGCGTCGGCCCGGCGCCCCCCGGTCCGCGACCTCGCCGGTCTCCACACCCTGCGGACCCTGGACGACGCCCGCGCCCTGCGCGCGGAACTCACCCGCGGCCCCCGCCGGGTCGTCGTCGTGGGCGGCGGCTTCATCGGAGCGGAGACCGCCTCCTCGTGCGCCGCCCTCGGGCACACCGTCACCGTCGTGGAAGCCGCCCCGCTGCCACTCGTGCCCCAACTCGGCGCCGGCATGGCCGCCGTGTGCGCCGGGCTGCACCGCCGTGCCGGAACGGAACTGGTGACCGGCGCGACCGTCACCGCGCTGCGCGGTACGGCCGCCGTCACCGCCGTGTCGCTCTCCGACGGCCGGACCCTCCCGGCGGACGTGGTGGTCTTCGGTATCGGCGCCGCGCCCAACACCGCCTGGCTGGCCGGTTCGCCGCTGGTGCTGAACGAGGGAGTCCTGTGCGACGACGGCTGCGTCACGTCCCTGGCGCAGGTGGTCGCCGTCGGCGACGTGGCCCGCGTCGGCGGCACACGGGCGGAGCACTGGACCTCCGCCACCGGGCAGCCCCGCGTCGCCGTGACCAACCTGCTCGCCGGGCGAACCGTGCGCAGCGCCGGAGAGGAGTCGTACTTCTGGTCGGACCAGTACGGCGCCCGCATCCAGTTCACCGGCCGACGCCTGCCCGGGGACAGTGTCCGCATCACCGAGGGCGGAATCGCCGGCGGCGCTCCGGGTCCGGACGGATTCCTCGCCCGCTACGAACGGGACGGACGGACGACCGCGGTGCTCGCTGTGGACCGCCCGCGCGCCTTCACGCGGGCCCGACGCGAACTCGCCCGAGAGGCCGGACTGGTCCGGTCCGCTCAGTCGTGA
- the glpK gene encoding glycerol kinase GlpK, with protein MTDHSAQYVAAIDQGTTSSRCIVFDRDGTIVAVDQREHRQIFPRPGWVEHDATEIWSKVQAVVAGALAKAGLRAGQLSALGITNQRETTVLWDRATGKPVHNAIVWQDTRTSGLCRQLGGTDGQDRFREQTGLPLASYFSGPKAAWLLDNVPGLRARAERGEIAFGTIDSWLIWNLTGGTDGGRHVTDVTNAGRTMLMNLRTLKWDPSILSAMNIPEAVLPEIRSSAEVYGTAVGQLAGVPVASALGDQQAAVFGQACYDVGTAKNTYGTGSFLLLNTGERPVPSKSGLLTTMGYKIGDEPPVYCLEGSIAVTGALVQWFRDQLGIIRSADEIEPLAASVADNGGAYIVPAFSGLFAPYWRSDARGVVTGLTRYVTKGHLARAVLEATSWQTREVVDAMYQDSGVRITTLKVDGGMTGNGLLMQHQADVLGVPVIRPRVSETTCLGAAYAAGLATGVWNGLDELKAHWRPDAEWAPAMEASVRDREYRNWRKAVEKSFGWLEDGDG; from the coding sequence ATGACGGACCACTCCGCCCAGTACGTCGCCGCAATCGACCAGGGCACAACCTCGAGCCGCTGCATCGTCTTCGACCGGGACGGCACGATCGTCGCCGTGGACCAGCGCGAGCACCGTCAGATCTTCCCCAGGCCCGGCTGGGTGGAACACGACGCCACAGAGATCTGGTCCAAGGTGCAGGCCGTGGTCGCGGGAGCGCTCGCCAAGGCCGGACTGCGCGCCGGTCAGCTCAGCGCGCTGGGCATCACCAACCAGCGCGAGACCACGGTGCTGTGGGACCGCGCGACCGGCAAGCCCGTCCACAACGCCATCGTATGGCAGGACACGCGCACCTCCGGGCTGTGCCGTCAGTTGGGCGGCACGGACGGGCAGGACCGTTTCCGCGAGCAGACCGGGCTGCCGCTGGCCAGTTACTTCTCCGGGCCGAAGGCGGCCTGGCTGCTCGACAACGTGCCCGGGCTCAGGGCCCGCGCCGAGCGGGGCGAGATCGCCTTCGGCACCATCGACTCCTGGCTGATCTGGAACCTCACCGGCGGCACCGACGGCGGCCGGCACGTCACGGACGTGACCAACGCCGGGCGCACCATGCTGATGAACCTCCGGACCCTGAAGTGGGACCCGTCCATCCTGTCGGCCATGAACATCCCCGAGGCCGTCCTCCCGGAGATCAGGTCTTCCGCCGAGGTCTACGGCACCGCCGTCGGGCAGCTCGCCGGCGTACCCGTGGCTTCCGCCCTGGGTGACCAGCAGGCGGCCGTGTTCGGCCAGGCCTGCTACGACGTGGGCACGGCGAAGAACACCTACGGCACGGGCAGCTTCCTGCTGCTCAACACCGGTGAGCGGCCGGTGCCGTCGAAGAGCGGGCTGCTGACCACGATGGGCTACAAGATCGGCGACGAGCCGCCCGTGTACTGCCTGGAGGGGTCGATCGCCGTCACGGGAGCCCTGGTGCAGTGGTTCCGCGACCAGCTGGGCATCATCCGCAGCGCCGACGAGATCGAACCGCTGGCGGCGAGCGTGGCGGACAACGGCGGCGCGTACATCGTGCCCGCCTTCTCCGGACTGTTCGCCCCCTACTGGCGTTCGGACGCGCGCGGGGTCGTCACCGGGCTCACCCGGTACGTCACCAAGGGGCACCTCGCGCGGGCGGTGCTGGAGGCCACGAGCTGGCAGACGCGCGAGGTCGTGGACGCCATGTACCAGGACTCCGGGGTGCGCATCACGACCCTGAAGGTCGACGGCGGCATGACGGGGAACGGTCTGCTGATGCAGCACCAGGCGGACGTCCTGGGCGTGCCGGTGATCCGGCCCCGGGTCTCCGAGACGACCTGCCTGGGCGCCGCGTACGCGGCCGGGCTGGCCACCGGTGTGTGGAACGGCCTCGACGAGCTCAAGGCCCACTGGCGTCCGGACGCCGAGTGGGCGCCCGCCATGGAGGCGTCGGTGCGGGACCGGGAGTACCGGAACTGGCGCAAGGCGGTGGAAAAGAGCTTCGGGTGGCTGGAGGACGGCGACGGCTAG
- a CDS encoding bifunctional 3-phenylpropionate/cinnamic acid dioxygenase ferredoxin subunit, which translates to MIPVCRLEDLPKGESVRVATSPPIAVFHTDDGDLYAIDDTCSHQDASLSEGWLEGCLVECPLHAASFDLRTGLPTCLPARRPVRTHGVVVEGGVVHVRLAAQEGSAA; encoded by the coding sequence ATGATTCCCGTCTGCCGTCTCGAAGACCTCCCCAAGGGTGAGTCCGTCCGCGTCGCCACCAGTCCGCCGATCGCCGTCTTCCACACCGACGACGGCGACCTCTACGCCATCGACGACACATGCAGCCACCAGGACGCCTCCCTCTCCGAGGGCTGGCTGGAAGGCTGCCTGGTCGAGTGCCCGCTGCACGCGGCCTCCTTCGATCTCCGCACCGGCCTGCCGACCTGTCTTCCGGCCCGCCGGCCCGTCCGCACCCACGGCGTCGTCGTCGAGGGCGGTGTGGTCCACGTCCGTCTCGCCGCGCAGGAGGGCAGTGCCGCATGA
- a CDS encoding GTP-binding protein, whose amino-acid sequence MIFGRSQRGKPPVEPVTLKILVAGGFGVGKTTLVGAVSEIRPLRTEELLTEAGRPVDDVSGVEAKHTTTVAMDFGRITLREDLVLYLFGTPGQERFWFMWDELSEGALGAVVLADTRRLEDCFAAVDYFERRSIPFLVGVNCFEGSARYPAETVRQALDLDADVPLVMCDARDRESVKEVLVGVVQHAMAQAADRRRAVTT is encoded by the coding sequence ATGATCTTCGGGCGTTCTCAGCGCGGCAAGCCGCCGGTCGAGCCCGTCACGCTCAAGATCCTGGTGGCCGGCGGCTTCGGCGTCGGCAAGACCACCCTCGTCGGCGCGGTCAGCGAGATACGGCCGCTGCGCACCGAGGAGCTGCTCACCGAGGCCGGACGGCCCGTCGACGACGTCAGCGGGGTGGAGGCCAAGCACACGACCACCGTAGCCATGGACTTCGGCCGGATCACCCTGCGCGAGGACCTGGTCCTGTACCTCTTCGGCACGCCCGGCCAGGAGCGGTTCTGGTTCATGTGGGACGAGCTCTCCGAGGGCGCGCTCGGCGCGGTCGTCCTGGCCGACACCCGCCGCCTGGAGGACTGCTTCGCCGCCGTCGACTACTTCGAGCGCCGCTCCATCCCGTTCCTGGTCGGCGTCAACTGCTTCGAGGGATCGGCCCGCTACCCGGCCGAGACCGTCCGCCAGGCCCTGGACCTCGACGCGGACGTGCCACTGGTGATGTGCGACGCACGCGACCGGGAGTCGGTCAAGGAGGTCCTCGTCGGAGTGGTCCAGCACGCCATGGCCCAGGCCGCGGACCGACGGCGGGCCGTCACGACCTGA
- a CDS encoding S-(hydroxymethyl)mycothiol dehydrogenase: MTHEVRAVVAVEKGAPVEVRTIVVPDPGPGEVLVAVQACGVCHTDLHYREGAITDGFPFLLGHEAAGTVEAVGEGVTDLKPGDYVVLAWRAPCGACRSCRRGRPWYCFDSRNAARPMTLLDGTPLTAALGIGAFAEKSLVAAGQAVKVDPAARPEAAGLIGCGVMAGYGAAVNTGGVGRGDSVAVIGCGGVGNAAIAGAALNGAMKIIAIDVDGGKLDRAERFGATHTVNSRGTDPVEAVRALTDGHGVDLAIDAVGHPETFRQAFYMRDHAGVLVQVGVPAPDTTVELPLIDVFSRGGAVKSSWYGDCLPSRDFPFLVDQYLHGQLDLGAFVSETTSLDGVEEAFAKMHRGEVLRSVVVL; the protein is encoded by the coding sequence GTGACACACGAGGTCCGTGCCGTAGTCGCTGTCGAGAAGGGCGCACCGGTCGAGGTGCGGACGATCGTCGTCCCGGACCCGGGCCCCGGCGAGGTCCTCGTCGCCGTGCAGGCCTGCGGGGTCTGCCACACGGACCTGCACTACCGGGAGGGCGCGATCACGGACGGCTTCCCGTTCCTGCTGGGCCATGAGGCGGCCGGCACGGTCGAGGCGGTCGGAGAGGGCGTCACCGACCTGAAACCGGGCGACTACGTCGTGCTCGCCTGGCGCGCCCCCTGCGGCGCGTGCCGCTCCTGCCGCCGCGGCCGCCCCTGGTACTGCTTCGACTCCCGCAACGCCGCCCGGCCGATGACGCTCCTCGACGGCACCCCGCTGACCGCCGCCCTCGGCATCGGCGCCTTCGCCGAGAAGAGTCTGGTCGCGGCGGGGCAGGCAGTGAAGGTGGACCCGGCGGCCCGGCCCGAGGCGGCCGGCCTGATCGGCTGCGGTGTGATGGCGGGTTACGGGGCCGCGGTCAACACCGGCGGCGTGGGCCGGGGCGACTCGGTCGCCGTCATCGGCTGCGGCGGCGTCGGGAACGCGGCCATCGCGGGCGCCGCCCTGAACGGCGCCATGAAGATCATCGCCATCGACGTCGACGGCGGGAAACTGGACCGGGCCGAACGGTTCGGCGCCACCCATACCGTCAACTCCCGCGGCACCGACCCCGTCGAGGCGGTCCGCGCCCTCACCGACGGCCACGGCGTGGACCTCGCGATCGACGCCGTGGGGCACCCGGAGACGTTCCGTCAGGCCTTCTACATGCGCGACCACGCGGGCGTGCTGGTCCAGGTCGGCGTGCCCGCACCGGACACCACGGTCGAGCTGCCGCTCATCGACGTGTTCTCCCGCGGCGGCGCCGTCAAGTCGTCCTGGTACGGCGACTGCCTGCCGAGCCGCGACTTCCCGTTCCTCGTCGACCAGTACCTGCACGGGCAGCTGGACCTCGGCGCCTTCGTCTCGGAGACCACCTCGCTGGACGGGGTGGAGGAGGCGTTCGCCAAGATGCACCGCGGCGAGGTGCTGCGTTCGGTGGTGGTCCTGTGA
- a CDS encoding DUF742 domain-containing protein, whose product MSADGQGSNHWFDDEAGPVVRPYAMTRGRTSSAGQHRLDLIAVVVTEPHADDPEADVTLAPEHVDIVGLCRHTPLSVAELAAELDLPVGVVRVLVGDLVDSELVHVNRPVPPAELPDEGILRDVINGLRAL is encoded by the coding sequence ATGAGCGCAGACGGTCAGGGAAGCAACCACTGGTTCGACGACGAGGCCGGCCCCGTCGTCCGTCCGTACGCCATGACGCGCGGCCGCACCTCCAGTGCGGGCCAGCACCGCCTCGACCTGATCGCGGTGGTCGTCACGGAACCCCACGCGGACGATCCCGAAGCGGACGTCACGCTCGCCCCGGAGCACGTGGACATAGTCGGACTGTGCCGGCACACGCCCCTGTCGGTCGCCGAACTCGCCGCCGAACTGGACCTGCCCGTCGGGGTCGTACGGGTCCTGGTCGGTGATCTCGTGGACAGCGAACTGGTCCACGTGAACCGGCCCGTGCCCCCGGCCGAACTGCCGGACGAGGGCATCCTGCGCGACGTGATCAACGGCCTGAGGGCACTGTGA
- a CDS encoding sensor histidine kinase — protein MRFRGKSIRRKIVALLLVPLVSLTAIWGFATVLTGREASRLFDVTTVVEEIGYPVEDTIRVLQQERRQTLVHLADPRASDGLAALERSRTATDEAVAEIRRGAADADVRDAMGRAEQERLTAVLDAFDGIGSLRRSVEDGTVDRAQALGLYNRLVDPCHELLANLHVVDDVNLDKQYRALVNVSRARELLSREDALLGSALVTGRLTRAETRDVSDLVAQRTMMYDINLPLLPAAERGRYQRFWRNAASAPLRTAEQAAVSTEAGMPRGVTAQSWDTAAGSVLDELGDLDDHAADRYQDRVDPVATNTIAKVVVAGALGLIALLFSLFLSVRVGRSLIRDLRQLRLEAHEASGVRLPSVMRRLSAGEEVDVETEVPRLEYDRNEIGEVGQALNTLQRAAVEAAVKQAELRAGVSEVFVNLARRSQVLLHKQLTLLDTMERRTEDTEELADLFRLDHLTTRMRRHAEGLVILSGAAPSRQWRKPVQLMDVVRAAVAEVEDYERIEVRRLPRVAVTGPAVADLTHLVAELLENATVFSPPHTAVQVLGERVANGFTLEIHDRGLGMAADALLDANLRLAETPEFELSDTDRLGLFVVSRLAQRQNVRVSLQPSPYGGTTAVVFVPDALLTDDAPDTNGVGFRLDRPQHATEKKREESRRSALAHVPARLPGRSSPLLDGPVELEAPVDLDALDDLAGGLGDQDSERGGLFRPRRSLVTADDAPPVARRSDGGRQDRDDDAASAGGEEAASGPVALPRRRTPKLVSSHGRPVPERPDRDDVAGTPAKDSARTEARTTPGGRPDEPPALPARRRRENRAENRAEDRAGSRTAGRDGGRGSTGTDRAETDALPSLPARRRGASPTPGGSSAHDGERRARGTDPAPDAPGTPPAAEPGTGALPRRVRQANLAPQLRQSTERPAENRPDPADRDAEEVRSRMASLQRGWQRGRRENAEGDDVPGGTAPQAPQAPRGTTKGDGR, from the coding sequence ATGCGCTTTCGCGGGAAGTCGATCCGCCGGAAGATCGTGGCGCTGCTTCTCGTGCCGCTGGTCTCCCTGACCGCGATCTGGGGCTTCGCCACGGTGCTCACGGGACGCGAGGCGAGCCGCCTGTTCGACGTCACCACCGTCGTCGAGGAGATCGGCTACCCGGTCGAGGACACCATCCGCGTCCTCCAGCAGGAACGCCGCCAGACCCTCGTCCACCTCGCCGACCCGCGCGCCTCCGACGGGCTGGCCGCCCTGGAGCGCAGCCGCACCGCCACCGACGAGGCCGTCGCCGAGATCCGCCGGGGCGCCGCGGACGCCGACGTGCGTGACGCGATGGGCCGGGCCGAACAGGAGCGGCTGACCGCCGTGCTGGACGCCTTCGACGGCATAGGCTCGCTGCGCCGGAGCGTCGAGGACGGCACCGTCGACCGCGCTCAGGCGCTCGGCCTCTACAACCGGCTCGTCGACCCCTGCCACGAGCTGCTCGCCAACCTCCACGTCGTCGACGACGTGAACCTGGACAAGCAGTACCGCGCACTCGTCAACGTCTCCCGCGCGCGCGAGCTGCTCTCCCGCGAGGACGCCCTCCTCGGCTCCGCCCTGGTCACCGGCCGGCTCACCCGCGCCGAGACCCGTGACGTCTCCGACCTCGTCGCCCAGCGGACCATGATGTACGACATCAACCTCCCGCTGCTGCCCGCCGCCGAACGCGGCCGTTACCAGCGTTTCTGGAGGAACGCCGCCTCCGCCCCCCTGCGGACCGCCGAGCAGGCGGCCGTCTCCACCGAGGCCGGAATGCCCCGCGGCGTCACCGCCCAGAGCTGGGACACCGCCGCGGGCAGCGTCCTCGACGAACTGGGCGACCTCGACGACCACGCCGCCGACCGCTACCAGGACCGCGTCGACCCGGTCGCGACGAACACCATCGCCAAGGTGGTCGTCGCCGGTGCCCTCGGCCTGATCGCCCTGCTGTTCTCCCTCTTCCTGTCCGTGCGCGTCGGCCGTTCCCTCATCCGCGACCTCAGGCAGCTGCGCCTCGAGGCCCACGAGGCGTCCGGCGTCCGCCTGCCCAGCGTGATGCGCCGCCTCTCGGCGGGCGAGGAGGTGGACGTCGAGACAGAGGTGCCGCGCCTGGAGTACGACAGGAACGAGATCGGCGAGGTCGGCCAGGCCCTCAACACCCTCCAGCGCGCCGCCGTGGAGGCCGCCGTGAAGCAGGCCGAACTCCGGGCCGGCGTCTCCGAGGTCTTCGTCAACCTCGCCCGGCGCAGCCAGGTCCTGCTGCACAAGCAGCTCACCCTGCTGGACACCATGGAGCGCCGCACCGAGGACACCGAGGAACTCGCCGACCTCTTCCGCCTGGACCACCTGACCACCCGCATGCGCCGGCACGCCGAGGGCCTGGTCATCCTCTCCGGCGCCGCCCCCTCCCGGCAGTGGCGCAAGCCGGTCCAGCTGATGGACGTGGTGCGGGCCGCCGTCGCCGAGGTCGAGGACTACGAGCGCATCGAGGTCCGCCGGCTGCCCCGCGTCGCCGTCACCGGCCCGGCCGTCGCCGACCTCACCCACCTGGTGGCAGAACTCCTGGAGAACGCCACGGTGTTCTCCCCACCGCACACCGCCGTACAGGTCCTGGGCGAGCGCGTCGCCAACGGCTTCACCCTGGAGATCCACGACCGGGGCCTCGGTATGGCGGCCGACGCCCTCCTCGACGCCAACCTCCGGCTCGCCGAGACACCGGAGTTCGAGCTGTCCGACACCGACCGGCTCGGCCTCTTCGTCGTCAGCCGGCTCGCCCAGCGGCAGAACGTCCGGGTGTCCCTGCAGCCCTCCCCGTACGGCGGCACCACGGCCGTCGTCTTCGTCCCCGACGCGCTCCTGACCGACGACGCCCCGGACACCAACGGCGTCGGCTTCCGTCTCGACCGCCCCCAGCACGCGACGGAGAAGAAGCGGGAGGAGAGCCGCCGTTCCGCCCTGGCCCACGTCCCCGCACGACTGCCGGGACGGTCGTCCCCGTTGCTGGACGGGCCGGTGGAACTCGAGGCACCCGTCGACCTGGACGCCCTCGACGACCTGGCGGGCGGGCTCGGCGACCAGGACAGCGAACGCGGCGGCCTGTTCCGCCCGCGCCGCTCCCTCGTCACGGCGGACGACGCCCCGCCGGTCGCCCGCCGCTCGGACGGGGGACGCCAGGACCGGGACGACGACGCCGCGTCAGCGGGGGGTGAGGAGGCGGCGAGCGGGCCGGTCGCGCTGCCGCGCCGCCGGACCCCGAAACTGGTCAGCTCGCACGGGCGGCCGGTCCCCGAACGGCCCGACCGGGACGACGTGGCAGGGACGCCCGCGAAGGACTCGGCCCGGACAGAAGCCCGGACGACGCCGGGGGGACGACCGGACGAGCCCCCCGCGCTCCCGGCCCGCCGCCGGCGCGAGAACCGCGCCGAGAACCGCGCCGAGGACCGAGCAGGCAGCCGTACCGCCGGTCGTGACGGCGGCCGGGGCAGCACCGGCACCGACCGCGCGGAGACCGACGCGCTGCCGTCCCTGCCGGCCCGCCGCCGCGGCGCGTCTCCCACGCCCGGGGGCTCTTCGGCCCACGACGGCGAGCGCCGCGCCCGGGGCACCGACCCCGCACCCGACGCCCCGGGCACACCGCCCGCCGCCGAACCCGGGACGGGTGCCCTGCCCCGGCGGGTACGGCAGGCCAATCTCGCCCCCCAGCTGAGGCAGAGCACCGAAAGACCGGCCGAGAACCGCCCCGACCCCGCCGACCGGGACGCCGAGGAGGTACGCAGCCGTATGGCCTCGCTCCAGCGCGGCTGGCAGCGCGGCCGCCGGGAGAACGCCGAGGGGGACGACGTCCCCGGCGGCACAGCACCACAAGCACCACAAGCACCACGAGGAACGACTAAGGGGGACGGTCGATGA
- a CDS encoding IclR family transcriptional regulator codes for MPRTHKQPDHGEDRVENKQAGRGAASGVQSVDRAVSVLEILARHGEAGVTEIADELDVHKSTAFRLLGVLENRGLVAQEKERGKYYLGAGVLRLAGAAAVRLDISQEGVPVCRELADELGETSNIAVLDDDAAVNIMQARGTASVTAQNWLGRRTPLHATASGKVLLAHLPTTLREGLLARPLHRFTEHTVTGAAVLRGELATVTDQGYAITQEELEIGLAAVAAPVRSHDGKVIASISVSGPVYRLTPERLTDLAERTLAAGVELSRRMGYGG; via the coding sequence ATGCCCCGCACGCACAAGCAGCCCGACCATGGTGAGGACCGCGTGGAGAACAAGCAGGCCGGCAGAGGCGCGGCGAGCGGTGTGCAGTCGGTGGACCGCGCCGTGAGCGTCCTGGAGATCCTCGCCCGGCACGGCGAGGCCGGCGTCACCGAGATCGCCGACGAACTGGACGTGCACAAGTCCACCGCGTTCCGCCTGCTCGGCGTCCTGGAGAACCGCGGCCTGGTCGCCCAGGAGAAGGAGCGCGGCAAGTACTACCTGGGGGCGGGAGTGCTGCGGCTCGCGGGCGCGGCGGCGGTGCGGCTGGACATCTCGCAGGAGGGCGTTCCGGTCTGCCGCGAACTCGCCGACGAACTGGGCGAGACGTCGAACATCGCGGTGCTCGACGACGACGCGGCGGTCAACATCATGCAGGCCCGCGGCACCGCCTCGGTGACGGCGCAGAACTGGCTCGGCCGGCGCACCCCGCTGCACGCCACCGCCAGCGGCAAGGTACTGCTGGCCCACCTGCCGACCACCCTGCGCGAAGGCCTGCTGGCCCGCCCCCTGCACCGGTTCACCGAGCACACCGTTACCGGCGCGGCGGTGCTGCGCGGCGAGCTGGCGACCGTGACGGACCAGGGCTACGCGATCACGCAGGAGGAGCTGGAGATCGGGCTCGCCGCCGTGGCGGCTCCCGTGCGCTCCCACGACGGCAAGGTGATCGCCTCGATCAGCGTCTCGGGCCCGGTGTACCGGCTGACCCCGGAGCGACTCACGGACCTGGCCGAGCGGACCCTGGCGGCGGGGGTGGAGCTGTCCCGCCGTATGGGCTACGGCGGCTGA
- a CDS encoding roadblock/LC7 domain-containing protein produces MTAPKATGQTTTKSVELNWLLDDLVDRVASIRKAVVLSGDGLATGASKDLTREDSEHLAAVASGFHSLAKGVGRHFEAGSVRQTVVELDDAFLFVTAAGDGSCLAVLSDADSDVGQVAYEMTLLVKRVGAHLGTAPRTDLPSGG; encoded by the coding sequence ATGACCGCACCGAAGGCGACCGGCCAGACCACCACCAAGTCCGTCGAGCTCAACTGGCTCCTCGACGACCTGGTGGACCGTGTCGCGAGCATCCGCAAAGCCGTCGTCCTGTCCGGCGACGGACTGGCGACCGGGGCGTCCAAGGACCTGACCAGGGAGGACAGTGAGCACCTGGCGGCCGTGGCGTCCGGCTTCCACAGCCTCGCCAAGGGAGTGGGCCGCCACTTCGAGGCGGGCAGCGTCCGGCAGACGGTCGTCGAACTGGACGACGCCTTCCTGTTCGTCACCGCGGCCGGCGACGGCAGCTGCCTCGCCGTCCTCTCGGACGCCGACTCCGACGTCGGCCAGGTCGCCTACGAGATGACCCTCCTCGTGAAGCGGGTCGGCGCGCACCTGGGCACCGCCCCGCGCACCGATCTCCCCTCGGGTGGGTAA